One genomic region from Granulicatella adiacens ATCC 49175 encodes:
- a CDS encoding UDP-N-acetylmuramoyl-L-alanyl-D-glutamate--2,6-diaminopimelate ligase, giving the protein MFAKELADLLVIKRVEGSLENIVVDKLAQDSRKVVPNTMFFCIEGVTVDGHLFAGKAKELGANVFVASKPIKEQVGDSPVIYVKDVTRVMTLFANHFYGYPSENLNMIGVTGTNGKTTVTHMVDYLLEELGKPTALIGTMYRKIGEERIETRNTTPEILTVHETLQKVKEIGGDTCIMEVSSHALQLGRVWGIDYNVAVFTNLTHEHLDLHKTMENYAHAKSLLFSQLGNHSKNEKPRVAILNRDQEYFGQFAYSTSAEIISYGFSEEADIRATEIESNGAMTTFVVTVNGEKIPVMVPMIGLFNVYNVLAAFGVAMVNGIPLRKAIEKIAKFPGVGGRMQLIQKGQPFQVIIDFAHTPDGLENVLSTLEEVKINRVITIMGHSGGNRDSSMRPELGEIAFEKSDYVILTADNPRQESLEKIYSEIVSGRKNENTPYECVDDRKQAIERALELAQEGDILLFAGKGVEPYQVIGEEYIPYNEVETVVQALEKLGYKN; this is encoded by the coding sequence ATGTTTGCGAAAGAACTAGCGGATTTATTAGTCATTAAACGAGTGGAAGGCTCTTTAGAAAATATCGTTGTAGATAAATTAGCTCAAGATTCGCGTAAAGTTGTGCCCAATACAATGTTTTTCTGTATCGAAGGAGTAACAGTAGATGGTCACCTTTTTGCAGGAAAAGCAAAGGAGTTAGGAGCTAATGTATTTGTTGCTTCCAAACCGATTAAAGAACAAGTTGGAGATTCCCCTGTGATTTATGTAAAAGATGTGACTCGAGTAATGACGCTATTTGCGAATCATTTCTATGGTTATCCTTCAGAGAATCTAAATATGATTGGGGTTACAGGAACAAATGGAAAAACGACTGTAACCCATATGGTGGACTATTTATTAGAAGAATTAGGAAAACCAACAGCATTGATTGGAACGATGTATCGTAAAATCGGTGAGGAACGCATTGAAACAAGAAATACAACACCAGAAATATTAACCGTGCATGAAACATTGCAAAAGGTTAAGGAAATTGGTGGAGATACCTGTATTATGGAGGTTTCTTCTCATGCTCTTCAATTGGGGCGTGTATGGGGGATTGACTATAATGTGGCGGTATTTACAAACCTTACGCATGAACATTTAGATTTGCATAAAACAATGGAAAATTATGCGCATGCTAAGAGCTTACTATTCTCACAATTAGGAAATCATTCTAAAAACGAGAAGCCACGGGTAGCTATCCTAAATCGTGACCAAGAATATTTTGGGCAATTTGCATATTCTACATCAGCTGAAATTATTTCCTATGGCTTTAGTGAAGAAGCAGATATTCGAGCTACTGAAATTGAGAGCAATGGAGCGATGACAACTTTTGTAGTAACCGTGAATGGTGAAAAAATTCCTGTAATGGTTCCAATGATTGGATTATTTAATGTTTACAATGTGTTGGCGGCGTTTGGAGTAGCGATGGTTAATGGAATTCCTTTACGAAAGGCGATTGAAAAAATTGCCAAGTTCCCTGGTGTAGGTGGACGAATGCAATTAATCCAAAAAGGCCAGCCATTCCAAGTCATTATTGACTTCGCTCACACCCCAGATGGGTTAGAAAACGTGTTGTCAACGCTCGAAGAAGTAAAAATAAATCGTGTAATCACAATTATGGGACATAGTGGAGGAAATCGGGATTCAAGTATGAGGCCAGAACTTGGAGAGATTGCTTTTGAAAAATCGGATTATGTGATTTTAACGGCAGACAATCCTAGACAGGAGTCTTTAGAAAAAATTTACTCTGAAATCGTATCAGGTAGAAAAAACGAAAATACTCCATATGAATGTGTAGATGATAGAAAACAAGCAATAGAACGAGCCTTAGAACTCGCGCAAGAAGGAGATATCTTGTTATTTGCGGGTAAAGGTGTTGAACCTTACCAAGTGATTGGCGAAGAATATATTCCTTACAATGAAGTTGAGACGGTGGTTCAAGCGCTTGAAAAACTAGGGTACAAGAACTAG
- the murD gene encoding UDP-N-acetylmuramoyl-L-alanine--D-glutamate ligase yields MRNTHAFENKKVLVIGLAKSGVNVAKLLYHLGADVTVNDRTPLEESVDAQGLVAEGVKVVSGGHPLELLDGDVDFVVKNPGIPYSNPLVAKAVDKGLPVYTEIEIAQRVMEGTVLGITGSNGKTTTTTLTNLMLHESFPERRTFACGNIGVPLSQLAEDSKETDIYVTELSSFQLMGIEAFRPKVACIVNIFSAHLDYHGSREEYVKAKLQITKNQTEEDFLVYNADFPELYEFIKGHTKATLVPFSRKSVLEHGAYTDETSIYFNGEAVMPIEAIQVPGVQNVENVLAAVAICKLQGATNEGIEKAVRSFHGVKHRTQYVKTIEGRKFYNDSKATNIIATQTALRSFTNQSVVLIAGGLDRGNGFEELESSLGNVREMVVYGETKEKLKATAEKLSIPVTVVETLEEAVPKAYAASREGEIVLLSPACASWDQFANFEVRGDCFIEAVEKL; encoded by the coding sequence GTGCGGAATACACATGCATTTGAAAATAAAAAAGTACTAGTCATTGGACTTGCTAAAAGTGGAGTGAATGTAGCGAAATTGCTATACCATTTAGGAGCAGATGTGACGGTGAACGACCGAACACCACTTGAAGAAAGTGTTGACGCACAAGGGTTAGTTGCTGAAGGGGTTAAAGTGGTTTCTGGGGGGCATCCACTAGAGTTACTTGATGGAGACGTGGATTTCGTTGTTAAAAACCCAGGGATTCCTTATTCAAATCCTTTAGTAGCCAAAGCTGTTGATAAAGGGTTACCAGTTTATACTGAAATTGAAATTGCACAACGTGTCATGGAAGGAACCGTTCTTGGGATTACAGGTTCTAATGGAAAAACCACGACAACTACATTAACAAACTTAATGCTACATGAATCCTTCCCTGAAAGAAGAACTTTTGCTTGCGGAAATATCGGAGTCCCTTTATCGCAACTGGCAGAAGATTCAAAAGAAACAGATATTTATGTCACTGAATTATCAAGTTTTCAATTAATGGGAATTGAAGCGTTTCGACCTAAAGTAGCGTGTATCGTGAATATCTTTAGTGCGCATTTGGACTATCATGGATCTCGCGAAGAGTATGTAAAAGCGAAATTACAAATCACTAAAAATCAAACAGAAGAGGATTTCCTTGTTTACAATGCGGATTTCCCAGAATTATATGAGTTTATTAAAGGCCATACAAAAGCAACCTTAGTACCTTTCAGCCGCAAATCGGTCTTGGAACACGGCGCTTATACGGATGAAACTTCGATTTACTTTAATGGGGAAGCCGTAATGCCAATTGAAGCCATTCAAGTACCTGGCGTTCAAAATGTGGAAAACGTGTTGGCCGCAGTCGCGATTTGCAAATTACAAGGAGCAACCAATGAAGGAATCGAAAAAGCAGTTCGTTCATTCCATGGAGTAAAACACCGTACACAATATGTGAAAACCATTGAAGGTCGTAAATTCTACAACGATTCAAAAGCAACAAATATCATTGCGACACAAACAGCCTTAAGAAGTTTTACAAATCAATCTGTTGTATTGATTGCTGGTGGACTAGATCGTGGGAATGGTTTTGAAGAATTAGAATCATCACTTGGAAATGTCCGTGAAATGGTCGTTTACGGAGAAACAAAAGAGAAGTTGAAAGCGACTGCTGAAAAATTATCGATTCCAGTAACTGTAGTAGAAACATTAGAAGAAGCTGTGCCAAAAGCGTATGCAGCTAGTCGTGAGGGAGAAATTGTATTGCTTTCACCTGCATGCGCAAGTTGGGATCAATTCGCTAACTTTGAAGTTCGCGGTGATTGTTTCATTGAAGCAGTAGAGAAACTGTAA
- a CDS encoding cell division protein FtsQ/DivIB yields the protein MFNRKTPKKAPPRELTPWELAQQNSPTSRVEETVPKEDVRPPKREPKPKKKKPESKGITNATLLKGIFIVCLAWSIYFISPLSKVSEIEVVGLSQVPAELVQEKDGIVKGQSIWTILANRTRTATLLKAASPKIKDASIELVAWNKIRLNIEENPAIGYFKTEEKTFELLADGQTIEVEATLSTEEYPELVDFTEETQYKTLAKQLEKVSSSIIREIKEIQYPNDIKNHQKIYLKMKDGNRVIGNLKDIGDKLVYYPSIAKQLNGKKGTVDMEVGIYFTPDTTIR from the coding sequence ATGTTTAATCGAAAGACACCAAAAAAAGCTCCTCCGCGTGAATTAACACCTTGGGAGTTAGCGCAGCAAAACTCACCTACTTCTAGAGTAGAAGAGACAGTTCCAAAAGAGGATGTACGACCTCCAAAAAGAGAACCCAAACCTAAAAAGAAAAAGCCTGAATCAAAAGGAATTACGAATGCAACACTGTTAAAAGGAATTTTTATTGTGTGTTTAGCTTGGAGTATTTATTTTATTTCTCCACTATCAAAAGTTTCTGAGATTGAGGTAGTAGGATTAAGCCAAGTTCCTGCTGAACTAGTTCAAGAGAAAGATGGAATTGTCAAAGGGCAAAGTATTTGGACGATTTTAGCCAATCGTACACGTACCGCAACACTTTTAAAAGCTGCCAGTCCAAAAATTAAAGATGCTTCTATTGAATTAGTAGCATGGAATAAAATACGTTTGAATATTGAAGAAAATCCTGCTATTGGTTATTTTAAAACGGAAGAGAAAACATTTGAACTTCTTGCTGATGGTCAAACAATCGAAGTGGAAGCAACTCTTTCTACAGAAGAATATCCAGAATTAGTAGATTTTACTGAAGAAACTCAATATAAAACTCTAGCGAAACAATTAGAAAAAGTTTCTAGTAGTATTATTCGAGAGATAAAAGAAATTCAATATCCAAACGATATTAAAAATCACCAAAAAATTTATTTGAAGATGAAAGATGGAAATCGAGTCATCGGAAATTTGAAGGATATTGGGGATAAATTAGTGTATTATCCATCAATTGCAAAACAGTTGAATGGTAAAAAGGGAACCGTTGATATGGAAGTGGGAATATACTTTACACCGGATACAACGATTCGATAA
- a CDS encoding YggS family pyridoxal phosphate-dependent enzyme — MSIIKQNVSRIMNLVASSCNQVHRLSTEVCPIVVTKNRSQDEVQEMYDLGFRHFAENRVEKLLERQEQFPQEDIIWHLIGPLQKRKVKQVINHIDLFHALDRLSIMSEIDKRLEQPLDCLLEINVSGEETKHGFSPEEAFSAYKESKQYEKIHVAGLMTMAPFEASDEEIRFFFSRLAQLAKKIEEKEKLSQPLQLSMGMSGDFPIAIQCGATYIRIGTSWFETEEE, encoded by the coding sequence ATGAGTATCATTAAACAGAATGTAAGTCGTATTATGAACTTGGTTGCATCTTCTTGTAACCAAGTTCATAGACTATCTACGGAAGTTTGTCCTATTGTTGTGACGAAAAATCGATCTCAGGATGAAGTTCAAGAGATGTATGATTTGGGTTTTCGACATTTTGCGGAGAATCGTGTTGAAAAACTACTTGAACGGCAGGAACAATTTCCCCAAGAGGATATTATCTGGCATTTAATCGGTCCTTTGCAAAAGCGGAAAGTAAAACAAGTTATTAATCACATTGATTTATTCCACGCTCTTGATAGACTCTCTATTATGAGTGAGATTGATAAACGTCTCGAGCAACCTTTGGACTGTCTGTTAGAAATAAATGTCTCTGGTGAAGAAACGAAACATGGTTTTTCACCTGAAGAGGCTTTTAGCGCATATAAAGAGAGTAAACAGTATGAAAAAATTCATGTTGCTGGGCTAATGACGATGGCGCCTTTTGAAGCAAGCGATGAAGAAATTCGCTTCTTTTTTTCGCGTTTAGCACAACTAGCTAAAAAGATTGAAGAAAAGGAAAAATTATCACAACCGCTCCAGTTAAGTATGGGGATGAGTGGAGATTTTCCAATCGCTATCCAGTGTGGCGCAACATATATTCGAATTGGCACAAGCTGGTTTGAAACGGAGGAAGAATAA
- the ftsZ gene encoding cell division protein FtsZ: MDFEFDTNLDGAVIKVIGVGGAGNNAVNRMIAEGVQGVEFIVANTDTQALRNSEAETKIQLGPKLTKGLGAGSLPDIGLKAAEESEEQIREALVGADLIFVTAGMGGGTGTGAAPVVARIAKELGALTVGVVTRPFSFEGPKRGRFAAEGVAQLKANVDTLVTISNNRLLEIVDKKTPMLEAFREADNVLRQGVQGISDLITAPGYVNLDFADVKTVMKDQGSALMGIGVASGENRTAEATKKAISSPLLEVSIDGAEQILLNITGGADLTLFEAQDASDIVAAASTSEVNIIFGTSINENLGDEVIVTVIATGIDEERKHEKKSVTRANRSPFTSSTSTRKDLGNNPQTFQEKQVPSKPQVVEEKKAEKDLFGDWDIRRETTVRDTSSSTDADSPFAQSNFVEAPSEPKQAENDGLDTPPFFRKRNRN; the protein is encoded by the coding sequence ATGGATTTCGAATTCGATACAAATTTAGATGGCGCAGTTATTAAAGTCATTGGTGTTGGTGGTGCTGGTAACAACGCTGTTAACCGTATGATTGCAGAAGGAGTACAAGGTGTAGAGTTCATCGTAGCAAACACTGATACTCAAGCTTTAAGAAACTCAGAAGCTGAAACTAAAATTCAATTAGGACCAAAATTAACAAAAGGTTTAGGTGCTGGATCATTACCTGATATCGGTCTAAAAGCTGCAGAAGAAAGTGAAGAACAAATTCGCGAAGCTTTAGTTGGCGCAGACTTAATCTTCGTTACTGCTGGTATGGGTGGAGGTACTGGTACAGGTGCTGCACCAGTTGTTGCTCGTATTGCGAAAGAGTTAGGCGCATTAACAGTGGGGGTTGTTACACGTCCATTTAGCTTTGAAGGACCAAAACGTGGTCGCTTCGCTGCAGAAGGTGTTGCACAATTAAAAGCAAACGTAGATACATTAGTAACGATTTCAAATAACCGCTTATTAGAAATCGTTGATAAAAAGACTCCTATGTTAGAAGCTTTCCGTGAAGCTGATAATGTATTACGTCAAGGGGTACAAGGAATCTCTGATTTAATTACTGCACCTGGTTACGTTAACTTGGACTTCGCTGATGTGAAGACAGTGATGAAAGATCAAGGTTCAGCATTAATGGGGATTGGTGTTGCTAGTGGTGAAAACCGTACGGCAGAAGCTACGAAGAAAGCTATTTCTTCACCATTATTAGAAGTATCTATCGATGGAGCAGAACAAATCCTATTAAACATCACTGGTGGTGCAGACTTAACATTATTTGAAGCACAAGACGCTTCTGATATCGTTGCAGCAGCTTCAACAAGTGAAGTAAACATTATCTTCGGTACTTCAATCAATGAAAACCTAGGAGATGAAGTCATTGTTACTGTTATCGCAACAGGAATTGACGAGGAGCGTAAACATGAAAAAAAGTCAGTAACTCGCGCTAACCGTTCTCCATTTACAAGCAGTACTTCAACTCGTAAAGATTTAGGGAATAACCCTCAAACTTTCCAAGAGAAACAAGTACCTTCAAAACCACAAGTTGTTGAAGAAAAGAAAGCAGAAAAAGACTTGTTTGGTGACTGGGATATCCGTCGTGAAACTACAGTGCGTGATACTTCTTCATCAACTGATGCAGATTCACCATTTGCGCAAAGCAATTTTGTAGAAGCTCCTTCTGAGCCAAAACAAGCTGAAAATGATGGATTAGATACTCCGCCATTTTTCAGAAAAAGAAATAGAAATTAA
- the ftsA gene encoding cell division protein FtsA: MKNQGIYVSLDIGTTSIKVVVAEYVRGQLNIIGVGNEKSEGLSRGVIVDIDETVESIRKAVRQAEQKSNIQIKDVIVGIPSNQISIEPCHGMIAVSSENREITDVDVYNVISAAKVRSVAPEREIISVIPEEFIVDGFDGIKDPRGMIGVRLELFASMITGPKTIVHNIKRCIDKAGLNIEEMVIQPLAISQVALTPGEREFGTILIDMGGGQTSASVMHDNQLKFSFVDQEGGDFVSKDISIILNASFENAERIKREYGYAISSETSADEFFPVETIGKKDPIKVDEHYLSEIIEARVVQTFETVKRALDQVEALKLPGGIVLTGGASSLAGVQELAQEIFGVQVKTYIPEQMGMRNPIYATSMGLIQYAASLDDVHRIAQKGKPGVEQRPVQSTPKSAPVQVQPTAPVQQPQDVEQEASGEEQGFGAKVKNFFKMFIDEN; the protein is encoded by the coding sequence GTGAAAAATCAGGGAATTTATGTGAGTTTAGATATTGGAACCACTTCAATAAAAGTTGTAGTAGCTGAGTATGTCAGAGGACAATTAAATATTATTGGAGTCGGCAATGAAAAATCAGAAGGATTGAGCCGTGGAGTCATCGTAGATATTGATGAAACAGTTGAATCCATTCGAAAAGCAGTACGACAAGCAGAACAAAAATCAAATATTCAAATCAAGGACGTTATCGTTGGAATTCCAAGTAATCAAATTTCAATCGAACCTTGTCATGGAATGATTGCTGTATCAAGTGAAAATAGAGAAATTACAGATGTGGATGTATATAATGTGATTTCCGCTGCAAAAGTTCGTTCAGTTGCACCTGAACGCGAAATTATTTCTGTTATTCCAGAAGAGTTCATCGTGGATGGATTTGACGGGATTAAAGATCCTCGTGGAATGATTGGCGTTCGCTTAGAATTATTTGCGAGCATGATTACAGGACCTAAGACGATTGTTCATAATATTAAACGTTGTATTGACAAAGCCGGATTAAATATTGAAGAAATGGTGATTCAACCATTAGCGATTAGTCAAGTAGCATTAACTCCAGGTGAAAGAGAATTTGGAACAATTTTAATTGACATGGGTGGTGGACAAACTAGTGCTTCTGTTATGCATGACAATCAGTTGAAATTTTCATTTGTGGATCAAGAGGGTGGAGATTTCGTATCAAAAGACATCTCAATCATCTTGAATGCAAGCTTTGAAAATGCTGAACGCATTAAACGTGAATATGGATATGCAATCTCATCAGAAACGAGTGCAGATGAATTTTTCCCAGTTGAAACGATTGGAAAGAAAGATCCAATAAAAGTAGATGAACATTACTTATCAGAAATTATTGAAGCTCGTGTCGTTCAAACTTTTGAAACGGTAAAACGTGCTCTAGACCAAGTGGAAGCATTAAAACTTCCAGGAGGAATCGTGTTAACGGGTGGAGCTTCTTCACTTGCAGGAGTTCAAGAGTTAGCACAAGAAATTTTTGGAGTACAAGTGAAAACTTATATTCCTGAGCAAATGGGAATGAGAAATCCTATTTATGCAACTAGTATGGGGTTAATTCAATATGCTGCAAGCTTAGATGATGTTCACCGTATCGCACAAAAAGGGAAACCTGGTGTAGAACAACGTCCAGTACAAAGCACTCCAAAAAGTGCACCTGTACAAGTTCAACCAACAGCTCCAGTTCAACAACCACAAGATGTTGAACAAGAAGCAAGTGGTGAAGAACAAGGGTTTGGAGCAAAAGTGAAGAACTTCTTTAAAATGTTTATTGACGAAAATTAA
- a CDS encoding RNA-binding protein — protein MGSGVEQHFRKEEISFLKQVEEWVEEVRLQYAPVLTNYLDPRQQFIVEAIVGQYDDVRYYFDGGYIDAERKRCMICPDYYEPTLEDFENALFHIQYPKKFATLGHGKILGSLMSLGFDRSLIGDIISNGEDWQLFCAQNMKEYIKQQLEKIGKVAVRLEEVDYTKLIVPVDHWTNIQTVVSSLRLDTVIASVFNVSRQRSKEMIESGKVKVNWTEENRPDFLLEILDIVSIRGYGRLQIQKIEGRTKKDKIKIELGLLEKNKK, from the coding sequence ATGGGCAGTGGAGTTGAGCAACATTTTAGAAAAGAGGAAATCTCTTTTCTAAAGCAAGTGGAAGAATGGGTAGAAGAAGTACGTTTGCAGTACGCGCCTGTATTGACGAATTATCTTGATCCACGCCAACAGTTTATTGTGGAGGCGATCGTGGGTCAGTATGATGATGTTCGTTACTACTTTGATGGCGGGTATATTGATGCTGAACGAAAACGTTGTATGATTTGTCCGGATTATTATGAGCCAACTTTAGAGGATTTCGAAAATGCTCTTTTTCATATTCAATATCCGAAGAAATTCGCAACACTGGGGCATGGTAAGATTCTTGGGTCACTGATGAGCCTTGGGTTTGACCGTAGTCTGATTGGCGATATTATTTCTAACGGAGAAGACTGGCAATTATTCTGTGCTCAAAATATGAAAGAATATATCAAACAACAGCTAGAAAAAATTGGGAAAGTTGCTGTAAGGCTTGAAGAAGTCGACTATACGAAATTAATTGTTCCAGTGGATCATTGGACAAATATTCAAACAGTTGTAAGTTCTCTTCGTTTAGATACAGTGATTGCTTCCGTATTTAATGTGTCAAGACAGCGTTCAAAAGAAATGATAGAAAGTGGTAAAGTAAAGGTGAATTGGACCGAAGAGAATCGCCCGGACTTTTTGCTGGAAATTTTAGATATTGTATCCATTCGCGGATATGGACGCCTTCAAATTCAAAAAATCGAAGGGCGAACAAAAAAAGATAAAATTAAAATCGAACTTGGTCTTTTAGAAAAAAATAAAAAATAA
- a CDS encoding cell division protein SepF, translating to MGFMNRVKNFLSPEDDYYEEDDQFEYVEETEENTQTPLCSRSNASNVVPFQSPGVKKTSKIYVMEPSVYSEAERIADALLKGEAVLINFKRMEPKDAKRVIDFVVGVAYAINGDVQKVRDEIFICSPANFQVQGNFDEEAGDAFRRPEF from the coding sequence ATGGGATTCATGAATCGTGTTAAAAACTTTTTAAGTCCTGAAGATGACTACTATGAAGAAGATGATCAGTTTGAATATGTGGAAGAGACTGAGGAAAATACTCAGACTCCACTTTGTTCTAGATCGAACGCTTCGAATGTCGTTCCTTTCCAAAGCCCAGGAGTAAAGAAAACATCTAAAATTTATGTGATGGAGCCTAGCGTTTATTCTGAAGCGGAACGCATAGCAGATGCTCTCTTAAAAGGGGAAGCAGTACTCATTAACTTTAAACGGATGGAACCAAAAGATGCAAAACGTGTCATTGATTTTGTAGTAGGAGTGGCGTATGCTATTAATGGTGATGTTCAAAAAGTAAGAGATGAAATTTTTATCTGCTCACCGGCGAATTTTCAAGTACAAGGAAACTTTGACGAGGAAGCAGGAGATGCTTTTCGACGTCCTGAGTTTTAG
- the mraY gene encoding phospho-N-acetylmuramoyl-pentapeptide-transferase, with product MIEIILAVGLSFLATVIAEPHFIQFMKMKQLGQTTLDEGPSWHKAKSGTPTMGGLVFLCMISLSSLIMGAVFGHFNFVLLSGVIGFAFFGSIGFLDDYIKVFKKQNEGLKSHEKFALQLLGAAIFVALYLFSGNQPLIYLPLFGEVNSIIVFALFTIIWIAGFSNAVNLTDGLDGLATSTNIIAYATYGIIATHAGQNSIAVFCFCVVGGLAGFLLFNWKPAKVFMGDVGSLALGAGLAIISIMLHKEWTLLLVGIIFVFETLSVILQVGSFKLTGKRIFKMSPIHHHFEMSGWKEVKIVSVFSAVGFVAGLIVAIIF from the coding sequence ATGATTGAAATCATTTTAGCAGTCGGGTTATCGTTTCTAGCAACGGTAATTGCCGAACCACATTTTATTCAATTTATGAAAATGAAACAGTTAGGACAAACGACTTTAGATGAAGGGCCATCTTGGCATAAAGCTAAAAGCGGAACACCAACGATGGGTGGACTAGTTTTTCTTTGTATGATTAGTTTATCTAGTTTAATTATGGGGGCCGTTTTTGGTCATTTCAATTTTGTATTATTAAGTGGAGTTATCGGCTTTGCTTTCTTTGGTTCTATCGGATTTCTTGACGATTATATTAAAGTGTTTAAGAAACAAAATGAAGGATTAAAGAGTCACGAAAAATTTGCTCTTCAATTATTGGGAGCTGCAATTTTTGTGGCACTGTATCTTTTTAGTGGAAACCAACCTCTTATTTACCTTCCGTTGTTTGGAGAAGTAAATAGTATTATTGTTTTTGCGTTATTCACAATTATTTGGATTGCAGGTTTTTCAAATGCAGTGAATTTAACAGATGGTTTAGATGGATTAGCCACTTCAACAAATATTATTGCATATGCAACTTACGGAATTATCGCAACTCATGCAGGTCAAAATTCAATTGCTGTATTTTGTTTCTGTGTAGTAGGGGGATTAGCAGGCTTCTTATTATTCAACTGGAAACCGGCGAAAGTCTTCATGGGTGATGTTGGTTCATTAGCTCTTGGAGCAGGACTTGCAATTATTTCTATTATGCTTCATAAAGAATGGACCTTACTTCTTGTTGGGATTATTTTCGTTTTTGAAACTCTTAGCGTTATCCTGCAAGTAGGGTCGTTTAAATTAACAGGAAAACGAATTTTTAAAATGAGTCCTATTCATCATCATTTTGAAATGAGTGGATGGAAAGAAGTGAAAATCGTTTCAGTCTTTAGTGCTGTCGGTTTCGTTGCGGGGCTAATTGTTGCAATTATTTTCTAA
- the murG gene encoding undecaprenyldiphospho-muramoylpentapeptide beta-N-acetylglucosaminyltransferase produces MRVLVSGGGTGGHIYPALSLMNYLKEQDPSTEFLYVGTERGLESTIVPKAGYDFKTIKIQGIVRSLSLENFKTLWYFCTSYFKAKEIVKEFKPDIVIGTGGYVCAPVLYAAANMGIPTIIHEQNSLAGITNKFLARKVSKIAICFDAVRKDFAKYEDKVVMTGNPRGQELANAVRDDAYLDLLGIKKEKPIVLIFGGSRGSLRMNESFLEALEELEAKDYQVVMVTGQVHYDKINNHITSLKKPLQNVTVLPYINNMVQMFQNTDLVVCRSGATTLIELTALGLPSVLIPSPYVTENHQEANAMSLVEKDAATMILEKDLNGQSLVAEIDRIMEDEPKRLQMASNSKALGITDASTRLETIIHSLVK; encoded by the coding sequence ATGAGAGTATTAGTTTCAGGAGGAGGAACGGGTGGACATATTTATCCAGCACTTTCCTTAATGAATTATTTGAAAGAACAGGACCCTTCAACAGAGTTTCTTTATGTAGGGACTGAACGCGGATTAGAAAGTACCATCGTTCCAAAAGCGGGATATGATTTTAAAACGATTAAGATTCAAGGAATCGTTCGTTCATTATCGTTAGAAAACTTTAAGACATTATGGTATTTCTGTACAAGCTATTTTAAAGCAAAAGAAATCGTAAAAGAGTTCAAACCAGATATTGTAATTGGTACTGGAGGATATGTATGCGCGCCAGTATTATACGCAGCAGCAAACATGGGAATTCCAACGATTATTCATGAGCAAAACAGTTTAGCAGGAATCACCAATAAATTCTTAGCAAGAAAAGTGTCTAAGATTGCAATTTGCTTCGATGCGGTTCGTAAAGATTTTGCAAAATACGAAGATAAAGTTGTCATGACAGGAAATCCTCGTGGACAAGAGCTAGCAAATGCTGTTCGTGATGATGCTTATCTAGATTTACTTGGAATCAAAAAAGAAAAACCGATTGTATTAATCTTTGGGGGAAGCCGAGGCTCATTACGAATGAACGAATCATTCTTAGAAGCTTTAGAGGAATTAGAAGCAAAAGATTATCAAGTGGTCATGGTGACCGGGCAAGTGCATTATGACAAAATCAACAATCATATTACAAGTTTGAAAAAACCATTGCAAAATGTCACAGTTTTACCATATATTAATAATATGGTGCAAATGTTCCAAAACACAGATTTAGTAGTTTGTCGTAGTGGAGCAACAACATTGATTGAATTAACAGCTCTAGGATTACCAAGCGTTTTAATTCCAAGTCCGTATGTGACTGAAAATCACCAAGAAGCCAATGCAATGTCATTAGTAGAAAAAGATGCAGCGACTATGATTTTAGAGAAAGATTTAAATGGACAAAGTTTAGTTGCAGAAATTGATCGTATAATGGAAGATGAACCAAAACGTCTACAAATGGCCAGCAATTCCAAAGCTTTGGGTATTACCGATGCTTCAACGAGACTTGAAACAATTATTCATTCTCTAGTGAAATAA